A genomic window from Cutibacterium acnes includes:
- a CDS encoding L-threonylcarbamoyladenylate synthase codes for MSKYFPVHPENPQQRSLNQIVDILHHGGLIAYPTDTGYAFGARLGNKDAVDRIRKLRQLSDKHHFTLVMSQFAQVGQYVQMDNWVFRAVSAAVPGRYTFILNATRDVPKVMLHPRKKTVGVRVPEHVTALALLEALNEPIVSSTLILPGQDTPMVDGWQVQDEIGDQLDAVLDSGDCGVEPTTVVDFTSGEAVVTRRGAGDPSLFE; via the coding sequence ACCCGGAGAACCCGCAGCAGCGTTCTCTCAATCAGATCGTCGACATCCTGCACCATGGCGGTCTTATCGCCTACCCGACAGACACGGGTTATGCCTTCGGTGCCCGGCTAGGGAATAAGGATGCCGTGGACCGGATTCGCAAACTTCGCCAGTTATCTGACAAGCATCACTTCACCCTGGTCATGAGCCAGTTTGCGCAGGTTGGCCAGTATGTCCAGATGGATAACTGGGTGTTTCGTGCCGTCAGTGCCGCTGTGCCAGGGCGATATACCTTCATTCTCAATGCCACTCGTGATGTTCCGAAGGTCATGCTGCACCCGCGAAAGAAAACCGTTGGGGTGCGCGTTCCCGAGCATGTGACAGCCCTGGCCCTGCTGGAAGCATTAAATGAGCCCATTGTCTCCTCCACCCTCATCCTGCCCGGTCAGGACACACCTATGGTCGACGGTTGGCAGGTTCAAGACGAGATCGGTGACCAACTCGATGCTGTCCTCGACTCAGGGGACTGTGGCGTCGAACCGACTACGGTGGTTGACTTCACCTCCGGTGAGGCGGTCGTCACCCGTCGGGGTGCCGGGGACCCCTCACTTTTCGAATGA